From a region of the Candidatus Zixiibacteriota bacterium genome:
- a CDS encoding TolC family protein produces the protein MRKTIRKAFAIVGSVAVLVLLTGVVAAQEPLTFEKAVEIGLQQNYSIRIARNEARVTENNRGLGTAGFLPKVDLSGSTTKTDADESSTSPSSVGDSKTDNSTAQIALQWTLFDGFQMFADNRRYRELARLGEAQARATIEGTVMEIGTAFFNLVQQDLLLDVARQTRDISADRLHQSEVRHEIGGASSTDFLNAQVSYNRDAASLLNQELSREEAVKALNLLLGRGADELLQVVPEIDIPPFSLVTDSAISLAMESNSGLKLQRSNAQAALMSLRASHSPFMPKVYFNASYSYTDRTVTPDAGGGYSTETSSSTFGLSAAWNIFNGRRDRIAAQNARITLNNERLSLRDAENQLRGDVLQAMDDFRRQLELVELERQNVKAAEQQLQLQRDRLEVGGVSSLEFRDAQTALVQAQTSLISAEYQARLTRLGLDRLLGQLLSDTM, from the coding sequence ATGAGGAAGACCATAAGGAAAGCATTCGCTATAGTCGGATCGGTGGCGGTTTTAGTCTTGTTGACGGGAGTAGTCGCTGCACAAGAACCGCTCACTTTCGAGAAAGCGGTTGAGATCGGTTTGCAGCAAAACTACAGCATTCGCATCGCTCGCAACGAAGCCCGAGTCACCGAGAACAACCGCGGTCTGGGCACGGCCGGATTTCTTCCCAAAGTGGATTTGAGCGGCAGTACCACTAAAACTGATGCCGATGAATCATCGACCTCACCAAGCAGTGTCGGCGACAGTAAAACCGACAACAGCACGGCTCAGATAGCGTTGCAATGGACCTTATTCGACGGTTTCCAGATGTTTGCCGATAACCGTCGGTATCGCGAACTTGCCCGGTTGGGAGAGGCTCAGGCACGAGCAACCATTGAGGGCACCGTCATGGAGATCGGTACGGCCTTCTTCAACCTGGTGCAACAGGATCTGCTTCTCGATGTAGCTCGCCAAACGAGGGACATCTCAGCCGATCGTTTGCATCAGAGCGAGGTGCGCCACGAAATCGGCGGAGCTTCCTCGACCGATTTTCTCAATGCCCAGGTATCGTACAATCGCGATGCTGCCAGCCTGCTGAATCAGGAATTGAGTCGTGAAGAAGCGGTTAAGGCGTTGAATTTGTTGCTCGGTAGGGGAGCGGACGAGCTGTTACAGGTTGTCCCCGAAATCGATATTCCTCCGTTCAGTCTGGTGACCGATTCGGCTATCAGTCTCGCGATGGAAAGCAACAGCGGGCTTAAGCTGCAACGCAGCAACGCCCAGGCAGCGCTTATGTCCCTTCGAGCCAGCCATTCACCGTTCATGCCGAAGGTTTATTTCAACGCTTCCTACAGCTATACCGATCGGACCGTGACTCCCGATGCCGGTGGCGGGTATTCCACGGAGACTTCCAGTTCCACATTCGGTCTTTCGGCTGCCTGGAATATATTCAACGGACGCCGTGACCGGATCGCGGCTCAAAATGCCCGCATTACCCTCAACAACGAACGACTATCACTTCGTGATGCGGAGAACCAGCTTCGCGGCGACGTGCTTCAGGCGATGGACGATTTCCGTCGTCAATTGGAATTGGTCGAGCTGGAACGACAGAACGTTAAGGCCGCTGAACAGCAATTGCAGCTCCAGCGGGATCGGCTTGAGGTCGGTGGGGTATCTTCGCTGGAATTCCGTGATGCGCAGACCGCTTTGGTTCAGGCGCAGACTTCATTGATCAGCGCCGAGTATCAAGCTCGGTTAACCCGACTCGGTTTGGATCGTTTGCTCGGTCAGCTTCTGAGCGATACGATGTAA
- the rsgA gene encoding ribosome small subunit-dependent GTPase A, giving the protein MSLIDLGWSPFFEATFAEYAAIGLQPARVTCRQRTGYDLQTEQAELQADVTGGFRHKATGPETYPTVGDWVAVEPIDHERSLIHAVLPRRTAFIRKATASGGAKSGLGRPEQQVLAANVDIALLVTGLDNDYNVRRIERYLSIAWDSGAEPIVVLNKADLCDDVEGRVAEIQAVCFGVPVIAASAVTEVGIGQLKERIKPGLTLVLLGSSGVGKSSIINTLLGSERQEVGRVRHGDGRGRHTTTYRELIRFPDGGMVIDTPGMREIHAWEDQEGLRKTFADIEELAVNCRFADCSHRGEPGCAVMSAIESGDLTEERYQSYLRLEKEMNHLRQRQNERERRAADRAFGKKIKRYKEEHERLKRRGMK; this is encoded by the coding sequence ATGAGTTTGATAGATTTGGGCTGGAGTCCGTTCTTCGAGGCAACCTTCGCCGAATATGCCGCAATCGGATTACAACCGGCGCGGGTTACCTGTCGGCAAAGGACCGGCTATGACCTGCAGACCGAGCAGGCCGAGTTACAGGCTGATGTCACCGGCGGCTTCCGTCATAAAGCAACCGGACCGGAAACTTACCCGACCGTAGGTGACTGGGTTGCCGTCGAACCGATCGACCATGAGCGCAGCCTTATCCATGCCGTTCTTCCTCGTCGAACCGCCTTCATCCGTAAAGCTACGGCATCGGGCGGCGCCAAGAGCGGCCTGGGACGTCCCGAACAGCAGGTACTGGCAGCCAATGTAGACATTGCTTTGCTGGTTACGGGCCTTGACAATGATTACAACGTACGTCGTATCGAACGTTATTTATCGATTGCCTGGGACAGCGGCGCCGAACCGATCGTGGTGCTCAACAAGGCGGATCTGTGCGATGATGTCGAAGGTCGAGTGGCGGAAATACAAGCCGTCTGTTTCGGCGTTCCGGTCATTGCCGCCAGTGCCGTCACCGAGGTGGGGATTGGCCAACTCAAGGAACGCATAAAACCGGGCCTTACCCTGGTCCTGTTAGGTTCATCAGGTGTCGGGAAATCATCGATCATCAACACCCTGCTCGGCAGTGAACGGCAAGAGGTGGGCCGAGTTCGTCACGGCGACGGACGCGGACGACATACTACTACCTATCGTGAACTGATCCGCTTCCCCGACGGCGGGATGGTTATCGATACTCCCGGAATGCGTGAGATTCATGCCTGGGAAGATCAAGAGGGACTCCGCAAGACTTTTGCCGATATTGAAGAACTGGCCGTGAACTGTCGTTTCGCCGATTGCAGCCATCGCGGCGAACCGGGTTGCGCCGTTATGTCCGCAATCGAATCAGGCGACCTGACGGAAGAGAGGTATCAGTCTTACCTGCGTCTCGAAAAAGAGATGAATCATCTCCGACAAAGGCAGAACGAACGTGAACGGCGTGCTGCGGATCGCGCCTTTGGGAAAAAAATCAAGCGATATAAAGAAGAACATGAACGACTGAAACGTCGCGGGATGAAATAA
- a CDS encoding DUF4184 family protein has translation MPFTTSHPAIVLPLKRYFPKCVSLSGLMAGAMSPDLIYFLMADTSHRGLSHSWPGLFQFCLPAGILFTLAFQWLVKRPLILNCPHAIVYRIGNLVENHFRLVSGRDWLILISSVLIGALSHFFWDAATHGSGEIVRMFPVLTTPVDLFGFNRPVYRLLQHLSSLFGLIFIPWYLLKTGLVRPATRAVPEPNTYTKLIFWGTGLVCGLVVATIALELYEHNVSDLATFGLGVWAGFFWWSCLYSLVGVRFRIRHLIQDPYRQE, from the coding sequence ATGCCGTTTACCACTTCACATCCAGCGATAGTGCTGCCCCTGAAGCGGTATTTCCCCAAATGCGTTTCACTGTCCGGCCTCATGGCGGGGGCGATGTCTCCCGACTTGATCTACTTCCTGATGGCTGACACCTCCCATCGCGGACTCAGTCATAGCTGGCCCGGCCTGTTCCAGTTTTGTCTCCCGGCCGGGATACTCTTTACCCTGGCTTTTCAATGGCTCGTCAAACGTCCGCTCATTCTTAATTGCCCGCACGCTATTGTCTATCGTATTGGAAATCTGGTAGAGAATCATTTCCGTCTGGTCTCCGGCCGCGACTGGCTGATATTGATCTCATCTGTCCTCATTGGCGCACTGAGTCATTTTTTCTGGGATGCTGCGACTCACGGCAGCGGAGAAATTGTCCGGATGTTCCCGGTGCTAACCACACCTGTTGACTTATTCGGTTTCAATCGTCCCGTATATCGCCTGTTACAACATCTCAGTTCCCTCTTTGGGTTGATTTTCATTCCCTGGTATCTGCTTAAAACCGGACTTGTCAGACCTGCCACGAGAGCTGTACCGGAGCCCAACACGTATACAAAATTGATATTCTGGGGAACCGGATTGGTCTGCGGGCTGGTGGTAGCTACAATTGCTTTAGAGTTATACGAACATAACGTCAGCGACCTGGCCACTTTCGGCCTTGGCGTATGGGCTGGTTTTTTCTGGTGGTCATGCTTGTATTCGCTGGTCGGGGTACGTTTCCGTATAAGACATTTGATTCAAGACCCGTACAGGCAGGAGTAG
- a CDS encoding YfiR family protein translates to MIKSRIFSSAVFIFFVLFFVLASPTSHADDAVTNMASMITKLASFVGWPESRASEGDGNLFVISVVGDSPLLQKLKEYNKQEITPGVMIKVRKVPSDMIPSNSHVLVIGNTDALSLKKMVARVAGTSTVTVSSGYNLGGKGAIMNIYEEPVTSKVVVEIDAAAARSEHIEIKPQFLKIARILNAED, encoded by the coding sequence ATGATTAAGAGCAGGATTTTCTCATCGGCCGTTTTTATCTTTTTTGTGCTGTTTTTCGTGCTTGCATCCCCTACAAGTCATGCTGACGATGCGGTAACCAACATGGCTTCCATGATTACTAAACTGGCCTCTTTCGTCGGTTGGCCTGAAAGCCGAGCGTCCGAAGGAGACGGCAATCTGTTCGTTATCTCAGTGGTAGGCGACTCTCCCCTGCTCCAGAAACTCAAAGAATACAACAAGCAGGAAATCACACCGGGCGTAATGATCAAGGTACGCAAGGTGCCTTCGGATATGATCCCCTCTAATTCTCATGTGCTGGTGATTGGCAATACCGATGCTCTTAGCCTCAAGAAAATGGTAGCACGAGTCGCCGGTACGAGCACTGTCACGGTCAGCTCCGGCTATAACCTTGGCGGCAAGGGAGCAATAATGAATATCTACGAAGAACCGGTCACTTCCAAGGTCGTTGTCGAAATCGATGCCGCGGCCGCCAGATCCGAGCATATCGAAATCAAACCCCAGTTTCTCAAGATTGCTCGCATCCTGAACGCTGAAGATTGA
- a CDS encoding YihY/virulence factor BrkB family protein gives MSSGKTYRIRPLVKRIWDSILELGRVVWYYLYGLYSRIDEHHIFLLAGGLAFSLFICVIPLVLIIFSVTGVVLEQPTIRHEIELFIEHTVPYPEHAEFVKDIVFNRVEEFRHYKSVAGLIGVIGILLASSSLFSSLRTILNSVYKVRRPESIIYGKIRDLGFIVLVLVFFLVSTATVTLIDIISNFISNIPFFSTEGNGLLGEIWMSILSLVIGWTGFFLVYFVVPLKRPRLKVILVSATTAAILWHVTGFAFEQYVTSYVTLKHIYGAYAFLLAIGFWIYYTAVIFIVAAVIGQLYRERSNRLLALEAEEAQSVEASLSNPDEIENNAE, from the coding sequence ATGTCTAGCGGAAAAACATATCGGATCCGGCCATTAGTAAAACGGATTTGGGACAGCATCCTGGAGTTAGGACGGGTGGTGTGGTACTACCTGTACGGGCTCTATAGCCGGATCGATGAACATCACATTTTTCTGCTCGCCGGCGGGCTAGCTTTCAGTCTCTTTATCTGCGTAATCCCCCTGGTGTTGATTATTTTTTCTGTAACCGGAGTAGTGCTGGAACAACCGACCATCAGACATGAAATCGAGTTGTTCATTGAGCATACCGTCCCGTATCCGGAACATGCCGAGTTTGTCAAAGATATTGTCTTTAACCGGGTGGAAGAGTTCCGTCATTATAAAAGCGTTGCCGGTTTGATCGGTGTGATCGGAATCCTCCTGGCTTCTTCCAGTCTATTTTCCAGTTTGCGTACTATTCTTAACTCGGTTTATAAAGTCAGGCGACCGGAATCCATTATCTATGGTAAAATCCGTGACCTGGGATTTATTGTACTCGTCCTGGTATTTTTCCTGGTGTCCACCGCTACGGTAACCCTGATCGATATCATCTCCAATTTTATCTCCAATATCCCCTTCTTCTCGACCGAAGGAAATGGGCTGTTAGGTGAAATATGGATGTCTATTTTATCGCTGGTCATCGGCTGGACCGGTTTCTTCCTGGTATATTTTGTGGTCCCGCTAAAGCGCCCGCGCCTAAAAGTAATTCTGGTCTCTGCCACCACAGCCGCTATTCTCTGGCATGTCACAGGTTTTGCCTTCGAACAATACGTAACGAGTTATGTTACGCTCAAACATATCTACGGGGCCTATGCTTTTCTGCTCGCAATCGGCTTCTGGATATACTACACCGCCGTAATCTTCATTGTAGCAGCCGTAATCGGCCAATTGTATCGAGAGCGTTCGAATCGCCTGTTAGCGTTGGAAGCTGAAGAAGCACAATCGGTTGAAGCGTCATTGTCGAATCCCGATGAGATCGAAAACAACGCTGAGTAG
- a CDS encoding sodium:proton antiporter, which yields MSHEMILGLASIIVLGICSQWLAWRFHLPAILLLLVSGLLAGPIGGILRPDALFGELLFPIVSVSVALILFEGGLSLHFRELRSVGRVILSLTSYGLIFTWLAAALAAHWLAGVDLRMAALGGAILTVSGPTVIVPLLRQIRPIGSVASIAKWEGIVNDPIGAILAVVVFNVLAAGTMENGAGIVIKGVLLSLVVGAVFGILAAAVMVLLLKTYSIPDYLQNPMSLMLVVAIYVAADYVQPETGLAAVTVMGIALANQHFVSIRQIVEFKENLRVILISSLFIILAARLTLADLAVNDLGGWMFVAFLILIVRPLTVLISSVGSKLNWREKLFLSWMAPRGIVAAAVVSVFAIHLAEIGFPETDRLVSLIFKVILGTVAVYGLTAPVLARRLGVARPDPQGVLFAGAHPLAQQLALALKAEGFPTVLVDTNFANVTEARQNDLKAYITNILAEDLHYDVPLEGIGRLLSMTPNDEVNALAGLHFIDLFGRSQIYQLPPVEMSRPRRDTRRQMAGYLRGRYLFGDDANYTMLRSMLSSGAVVKKTQLSEEFTWEDFRALYGEQVVLAFVIPEPGRLRVNTSESELEPQPGQTVICLVYPLEGDKGVRR from the coding sequence ATGTCTCATGAAATGATCCTCGGTCTGGCCAGCATTATCGTTCTGGGTATCTGTTCGCAATGGTTGGCCTGGCGTTTTCATTTGCCGGCGATTCTTCTCCTGCTTGTATCGGGATTGCTGGCCGGTCCGATAGGAGGGATTCTTCGCCCCGATGCTTTGTTCGGCGAGTTGTTGTTTCCCATTGTTTCGGTATCGGTCGCGCTGATTTTGTTCGAGGGCGGGCTAAGTCTGCATTTTCGAGAACTGCGGTCGGTCGGTCGAGTGATTCTCAGTTTGACTTCATACGGATTGATTTTTACCTGGCTGGCGGCAGCTCTGGCGGCCCATTGGCTTGCCGGAGTCGATTTGAGAATGGCCGCACTGGGGGGAGCCATTCTGACCGTTTCAGGCCCTACCGTGATCGTGCCGCTCCTGCGCCAGATCAGGCCAATCGGATCGGTTGCGTCGATTGCAAAATGGGAGGGAATCGTTAACGATCCGATCGGCGCCATCTTAGCGGTGGTGGTATTTAACGTACTGGCGGCCGGGACAATGGAAAACGGCGCCGGGATAGTCATTAAGGGAGTGCTGCTGTCCCTGGTTGTGGGAGCTGTTTTCGGTATTCTCGCCGCGGCGGTGATGGTGTTACTGCTCAAGACCTATTCCATTCCGGATTATCTCCAGAATCCGATGTCGCTTATGCTGGTGGTAGCGATATACGTAGCTGCTGACTATGTCCAGCCGGAAACTGGACTGGCGGCCGTAACGGTCATGGGGATTGCTCTGGCAAATCAGCACTTCGTATCAATCCGGCAAATTGTCGAGTTCAAAGAAAACCTTCGAGTGATTCTCATCTCCAGTCTGTTCATTATTCTTGCGGCGCGTCTTACTCTCGCTGATTTGGCCGTAAACGACCTTGGTGGCTGGATGTTCGTTGCTTTTTTAATCCTGATCGTGCGGCCGCTTACCGTCTTGATTTCCAGTGTGGGCAGCAAGCTCAACTGGCGCGAAAAACTCTTTCTGTCCTGGATGGCGCCTCGAGGTATCGTAGCGGCTGCGGTGGTTTCTGTTTTTGCCATCCATCTGGCCGAAATAGGTTTTCCGGAAACCGACCGTCTGGTCTCGCTCATTTTCAAGGTCATTCTGGGGACGGTGGCGGTTTACGGTCTGACCGCACCGGTGCTGGCGCGTAGATTAGGAGTAGCCCGACCCGATCCGCAGGGTGTTCTTTTTGCCGGGGCACACCCGTTGGCTCAGCAGTTGGCTTTGGCTCTCAAGGCTGAAGGATTCCCGACCGTACTGGTCGATACCAACTTCGCCAATGTTACCGAAGCGCGGCAAAATGACCTTAAGGCGTATATAACCAACATCCTGGCCGAAGACCTTCATTACGATGTCCCGCTGGAGGGGATCGGTCGCTTGCTTTCAATGACACCCAACGACGAAGTCAACGCCCTTGCCGGGTTACATTTCATTGACTTGTTCGGACGTTCTCAAATATACCAACTGCCGCCGGTAGAAATGAGTCGTCCTCGCCGTGATACCCGTCGACAAATGGCCGGTTATCTGCGGGGAAGGTACCTGTTCGGAGATGATGCCAATTATACGATGTTGCGCTCGATGTTATCCTCAGGGGCGGTGGTCAAGAAGACGCAGCTAAGTGAGGAATTCACCTGGGAAGATTTCCGCGCTTTATACGGTGAACAGGTCGTGCTGGCTTTCGTTATCCCGGAGCCCGGACGACTGCGAGTCAACACCAGCGAGTCAGAACTCGAACCACAACCGGGGCAGACGGTAATTTGTTTAGTCTATCCGTTGGAGGGGGACAAAGGCGTCCGTCGTTAA